The Chryseolinea soli nucleotide sequence GGTGGACATCGTGTCGCGGAAAGAGTTTGCCGGGTACGCGACTTACCAATATGTGAACTTCCTGCAGGATACGTTTGCCATTAAGATGACCAACTTCCATTTGGAGCCCATCGAGCCCATTGACCAGACCAAGCGGTCGTCGAAGCGGAAGTCATCCGAGGCCAGCATGCAGACCGTAGCGACCGGCGCCGTGACCGACAAAGAGATGTTGGTGTTGGGAGCGGGCATGTATTACAAAGGCGACATGATCATGTATGCCACGCGTCCGGCCCTGCAATTGTCGGGTTATGTGAAACTCGATATCAAAAAGATCAAAGGTGCCAACACGTGGATCCAATATTCGCAAAGTGGCGATGAGACCGACGTGGCCGTCGACTTCGCCAACGCGGTGACCGAAGACGGCAAGAAAGTGAATGCCGGTCTGCACGTGGGCTCCGACAACGACCTCTACATCACGTTCATGAACGACAAGAAGTCCGACGACGACGAGGATTTCTTTTTGCCTCAGGGCATGCTGCACTACGACACCGCTACCCGCGAATTCAAGATCGAAGACATGGAGAAGGCCGCAGGCAACAAACTGTCGGGAAAACTTTTTGCCTACAAGGACGAAAACATGCAGGTGCGGTTTGAAGGACCCATCAACCTTTTCAAGGGAAGCAAAGACTTCAACGTGACCGCCTCCGCCCTTGGCCAGGGCAACATGGAGAACAACGAGATCAAGATGAACAGCTTTATCATGGTCGACTCCAATGTGCCGATCCAGGCCTTCGACATCATGGCGAAACAAATCCAGGACGTGATCAAGAACGAAGGGGCCGAAGAAGGATTGGGTGATCAAACGGAACTCTTGTATAAGATCGGTGATTTCCTTGGTGAAAAAGCGGTAAAAGATTTTGAGCAACGCAGCCTCCAGGGCTATGTCTCGCTGGGAACGCTGGCGCCTACGGCCAAGCCGCTGGTGTTTGCCAACGTGAACCTGAAATGGTCCCCCAAGCACAAGGCGTTTTATAGCGAAGGACCGCTGGGCATGTCGAACAGCGGACGCAACGATATCAATGGCGCGTTTGAAGGTTTCATGGAGATAAAAAAGAACGAGGATGGTTCCCCCGTGTTCCACGTCTTCTTTAAGGCCTCACCGGAAGCCTGGTACTATTTCGGTCTGGAAGACAATCGCCTGATGGTGCAGTCGTCTAACTCCGAATTCAACACGATCATTTCAAAGAAATCCAATGCCGGCAAGGCAAAGATCGGCGAGGTGGCCTTCATTCCCGGCAGTGATGATGAAACGCTGGCGTTCATCAACCGCTTCCGCCGCGAATACTTTGGCAACGACGTGCCCTATAGCTTTGGCGACAGCACCGCCACCATCAAGAAGAAGGACGACGAAAAGAAAAAAGAAACGGATGACGGATTCTAGTCAGGAGCAGATCCGATTTCAGGATGCTCGCGTCGGTGGTAAATTTCAGCAGCAATCTTAATTCGAAATGGATACATCCAATACTGCGGGGTTACGGTAGCGCCACCAGATCGCCGGAGCGAGTAGTTGGAGGACTTGTGAGGTAAGGAAGAGGGATGTAGAAAAAAGGAGCCTGTTTAGCAAAGAAGAACCTGTTTTATAGATTATTCTGTATTTTATACCTGCACTAACCTAGCTCTATGGAAGCGTTTTTTGTCTTTCTTCTCGCGGTGATTTTTGTCGCGCTTATTCTCAATGTCAAGAGCACGGTCAATGCTCATTTCAACACGCTTCAAAAGACCATCGAAGACCTTCGGGAAGAGTTGCGAAAGCTACAGCGGCAACAACCTCCCATACCGCCCACGCCACCCGCCCGCTCCGTCTTGGAAGATATCGTGGCTTCGCACACCACGGCGGTACAGAAGCCTGTGCCCATTCCTGAAAAGAAGGTGGAGCCCGTGACGGAACCGGAGACGAGGCAGGAGCCAGAAAAAGTAAGCCCCCGGCCACCCGAGGAAGTGGTGTCTGTGCCCCAAGTCATTTCAACACCTACCTACCAGCCCGGTCCGCGCAAACCCGTGCCGGCACCGAAACCCGAACGCCCCGGCTTCTTCGAGCGCAATCCGGATCTTGAAAAATTCATCGGCGAAAATCTGGCCAACAAGATCGGTATCGGGATCCTGGTGTTGGGTATTGGATTTTTTGTGAAGTATGCCATCGATCGGGAATGGATCAGCGAGATCGGCCGTGTATTCATCGGCGTGCTCTGTGGAGGTATTTTGATCGGCGTCGCGCATCGCTTGCGCAAAACCTTTGTGGCCTTCAGCTCGGTGTTGGTCGGTGGAGGCATCGCGATACTTTACCTCACCATCTACATCGCTTTTCATGACTATCAAATCTTCTCACAGACGGCCGCTTTTATGCTCATGGTCGTCATCACCGCGTTTGCCGTGGTGCTATCGTTGGGATACGACCGCAAGGAGCTTGCGATCCTTTCTATCCTGGGTGGCTTTGCATCGCCCTTCATGGTGAGCACCGGCGAAGGGAATTATGTGGTGTTGTTCACGTATGTGCTGATCCTGGATGGTGGTATGCTGGTGTTGGCGTACTACAAGAAATGGAATGTCGTCAATATCATTTGCTATGCGTTCACGATCCTGCTTTTTGGATCGTGGCTGGGCGCGCGCTTCGACGGCGAGAAAACTTCCATGATTGCCGGGGCGATGATCTTTGCCACGCTGTTCTACCTCGTGTTCTTCGCCATGAACATGATCAACAACCTGCGCAAACGCACGTCATTCGAAGCGTTGGAAATTGGCATGCTGCTGAGCACCACCTTTTTCTATTACGCCGCTGGCATGGTGATCCTGAACAATCCGCACGGCGAAGACTTCAAAGGATTGTTCACCGCCAGCCTCGGCATCTTTAATTTCATCTTTGCCTACACCTTATTCAAGAGTACACGCGTCGATAAGAACCTGGTGTACTTACTTATTGGTCTCGTTTTAACCTTCATCAGTCTCGCGGCCCCCGTTCAGTTGGAAGGCAACTATATCACGCTTTTCTGGGCCGCTGAAGCGGTGCTGTTGTTGTGGCTTTCCCAAAAGTCGGGCATACGGTTAATGAAACTGACTTCCGTGATCGTCATGGCATTGATGGTCATAAGTTTGCTGATGGACTGGGGACAGATCTATCTCGGGAGCAATAGCGATCAGACCCTTCGCATCATCTTTAACAAAGGATACATCACCAGCCTGGTATCCCTGGCCTCCATTGTATTGACGGTGATCTTGTTGAAATCGGAAACACAGGAGCGCTTGGAAGTGCAGGTATACAAAACCTTGCTCACATTTACCGGCATCGCCCTGCTGTATTTCTCGCAGTTGTTGGAGTTGCGCTACCACCTGGCGGCCTATGGATTTTCGTATGAGGCGCAAAACATCATCATCGGTGTATACAACATGGTGTTTATCGCCGGGTTGCTTTTGGCGCAGAAGAAACTGCCGCTGCCGCAGGAGATCAAATATGCCCCGGCGGTATTGGGGGTATTTGCTGTGTTACTTTACCTATTCTTTTACCAGGGCCAAAGCGTCATCGCTCGAAACGAATATTTTTTGGACATGACCAGTGCAACGGGCTTTGTGTTTCACTATGTTTTGGTCGCCGCGTTGCTGGTGGTGTCGGTTCTTAGCTTGAGAGAGATCCAAAAAATGGAGTCCTTTAATCAAAGCTCGCAGAATGCCTATTCCTGGTTTTTCGTATTCTTCTATTTATTCGTGGCCAGCGCCGAACTCGATAACCTCGTGGTGAGCATCGGTTATTCTACTCCGGAGTCTCTGGGACACATCATCACACAGAACCACAAGATCGGCTATCCCATCCTGTGGGGCGTGACGTCGTTCCTGCTCATTGCCGTGGGATTGAAAACCAAAAAGAAACACCTCCGTATCATTTCATTGACACTTTTTCTGATCACGCTGGTAAAGCTTTTTGCCGTGGATATCCGGGGCATCTCGGAAGGCGGAAAGATCGCCGCATTCATTTCGCTGGGCGTCCTGTTGCTCGTGGTCTCGTTCATGTATCAGCGATTGAAAAAGCTGTTGCTGGCCGATGAAGTGTCCACCAAAGAAAACAACCCAGAAGCATGAGACGTTTGTTGATAGTTTTGACGTTTTGTTTGATTGCAGCATCGGGGACTGCACAGACCCCCGCATTTGTGGCCGAAGCCTCGTTGCCCGCGGTGACCAAAGACGGTTTTTATGAAGTGGAGATCGTACCGGCGCTG carries:
- a CDS encoding DUF2339 domain-containing protein, which gives rise to MEAFFVFLLAVIFVALILNVKSTVNAHFNTLQKTIEDLREELRKLQRQQPPIPPTPPARSVLEDIVASHTTAVQKPVPIPEKKVEPVTEPETRQEPEKVSPRPPEEVVSVPQVISTPTYQPGPRKPVPAPKPERPGFFERNPDLEKFIGENLANKIGIGILVLGIGFFVKYAIDREWISEIGRVFIGVLCGGILIGVAHRLRKTFVAFSSVLVGGGIAILYLTIYIAFHDYQIFSQTAAFMLMVVITAFAVVLSLGYDRKELAILSILGGFASPFMVSTGEGNYVVLFTYVLILDGGMLVLAYYKKWNVVNIICYAFTILLFGSWLGARFDGEKTSMIAGAMIFATLFYLVFFAMNMINNLRKRTSFEALEIGMLLSTTFFYYAAGMVILNNPHGEDFKGLFTASLGIFNFIFAYTLFKSTRVDKNLVYLLIGLVLTFISLAAPVQLEGNYITLFWAAEAVLLLWLSQKSGIRLMKLTSVIVMALMVISLLMDWGQIYLGSNSDQTLRIIFNKGYITSLVSLASIVLTVILLKSETQERLEVQVYKTLLTFTGIALLYFSQLLELRYHLAAYGFSYEAQNIIIGVYNMVFIAGLLLAQKKLPLPQEIKYAPAVLGVFAVLLYLFFYQGQSVIARNEYFLDMTSATGFVFHYVLVAALLVVSVLSLREIQKMESFNQSSQNAYSWFFVFFYLFVASAELDNLVVSIGYSTPESLGHIITQNHKIGYPILWGVTSFLLIAVGLKTKKKHLRIISLTLFLITLVKLFAVDIRGISEGGKIAAFISLGVLLLVVSFMYQRLKKLLLADEVSTKENNPEA